A genomic region of Balearica regulorum gibbericeps isolate bBalReg1 chromosome 8, bBalReg1.pri, whole genome shotgun sequence contains the following coding sequences:
- the EBNA1BP2 gene encoding putative rRNA-processing protein EBP2 — MAWRGSLSDSGSDSGSEDSSLSDSELQEAFSRGALKPGLNVVLEERPKRRNDVDGLKQCLSEFKQQLAWVERLDMTSGQVVDPVLQSASDKDAVDPENDFQREMSFYRQAQAAVLEALPRLRKLQVPTRRPDDYFAEMAKSDQQMQKIRQKLKSKQEAMERSEKAKQLRAMRKYGKKVQTEILQRRQKEKKNMLNAVKKYQKGLSDKLDFLDEEQTSSQGNKKGIASQRIKKGPNAKRRYKNQKFGFGGKKKGSKWNTKESFNDVSSFQSKVAHNKGPGKAGKGGKKALNKRPGKRARQKMKSRAR, encoded by the exons ATGGCGTGGCGCGGGTCCCTCTCCGACTCCGGTTCGGACTCCGGCTCGGAGGACTCCTCTCTCTCGGACTCGGAG CTCCAGGAGGCCTTCTCGAGGGGCGCGCTGAAGCCGGGGCTCAACGTGGTGCTAGAGGAGCGGCCGAAGCGGCGCAACGACGTG GACGGCCTGAAGCAGTGCCTGTCCGAATTCAAGCAGCAGCTAGCTTGGGTGGAAAGGCTGGATATGACTTCTGGCCAGGTCGTGGACCCTGTCTTGCAGAGCGCTTCCGACAAAGATGCTGTTGATCCTGAGAATGATTTCCAGAGAGAGATGAGCTT TTACCGGCAGGCTCAGGCAGCCGTCCTGGAAGCCCTACCTAGGTTGCGTAAGCTCCAAGTTCCTACTAGAAGGCCAGATGATTACTTTGCAGAGATGGCCAAATCAGACCAACAGATGCAGAAG ATTCGACAGAAGCTTAAGAGTAAACAGGAAGCAATGGAGAGGtctgagaaagcaaaacagcttcGTGCAATGAGAAAATATGGCAAGAAG GTGCAAACTGAGATTCTGCAGAggagacaaaaggagaaaaaaaatatgttgaatGCAGTCAAGAAATACCAGAAAG GTCTCTCTGACAAGCTGGATTTTCTAGATGAAGAGCAGACGTCATCTCAGGGGAATAAAAAAGGCATTGCAAGTCAACGGATAAAGAAGGG ACCAAATGCCAAAAGACGATACAAGAATCagaagtttggttttggtgggaaGAAGAAGGGCTCAAAGTGGAACACAAAGGAGAGTTTTAATGATGTATCCAGCTTCCAGTCAAAAGTGGCTCACAACAAAGgcccaggaaaagcaggaaaaggagggaagaaagccCTCAAT aagagaccTGGAAAGAGAGCaaggcagaaaatgaagagtCGAGCGCGATAA
- the CFAP144 gene encoding cilia- and flagella-associated protein 144 isoform X1 has translation MAARSGEKEPLNPVRQNQLLCERVRKELQCQRLHTQYGVNPLHRVHTITKKPMSWHDNIEEPADAKFLNLIHHAALEPTKKYSEPQTESQEIGWNTTPLIHVDRTDCRLYFPRRRTEITK, from the exons ATGGCCGCCCGCAGCGGGGAGAAGGAGCCGCTGAACCCGGTGCGGCAGAACCAGCTCCTGTGCGAGCGAGTGCGGAAGGAGCTGCAGTGCCAGAGGCTGCACACGCAGTACGGCGTGAACCCCCTCCACCGCG ttcaCACCATCACCAAGAAGCCTATGTCTTGGCATGATAATATAGAAGAACCAGCAGATG CCAAGTTTCTGAATCTTATTCACCATGCAGCACTGGAGCCAACCAAGAAATATTCAGAGCCACAAACTGAAAGCCAAGAAATTGGCTGGAACACAACGCCTTTG atTCACGTGGACCGTACTGATTGCAGACTCTACTTCCCACGCCGGAGGACTGAGATCACTAAATAA
- the CFAP144 gene encoding cilia- and flagella-associated protein 144 isoform X2, which translates to MDIILLQHLRPTGLLLPFMRTTGLLGTDFHTITKKPMSWHDNIEEPADAKFLNLIHHAALEPTKKYSEPQTESQEIGWNTTPLIHVDRTDCRLYFPRRRTEITK; encoded by the exons ATGGACATAATCTTATTACAGCATCTGAGACCAACAGGACTATTGCTGCCTTTCATGCGCACCACAGGACTTCTGGGTACAGACT ttcaCACCATCACCAAGAAGCCTATGTCTTGGCATGATAATATAGAAGAACCAGCAGATG CCAAGTTTCTGAATCTTATTCACCATGCAGCACTGGAGCCAACCAAGAAATATTCAGAGCCACAAACTGAAAGCCAAGAAATTGGCTGGAACACAACGCCTTTG atTCACGTGGACCGTACTGATTGCAGACTCTACTTCCCACGCCGGAGGACTGAGATCACTAAATAA
- the PIF1 gene encoding ATP-dependent DNA helicase PIF1 produces the protein MEDAELRCTVAVEQPLPGGRGPRRRVLRGALVLLGRNELRQPVLRVVGSGGAAAAMSFVLAGDAVRLFTRFAGDGRAAVRVGPGGAQVLLSDCPPDALRRFLRLLRLKIAAGPRGAQRGPRLLDRPPPAFAVISPLQERDLLRAPSRLRGGEARGESPAEVPRAERRPPARLSAEQEAVLSAVRSGKSIFFTGCAGTGKSFLLKKIVGSLPPKSTYATASTGVAACHIGGTTLHAFAGIGSGKAPLEQCIQLAERPGVRQHWLACQHLIIDEISMVDGKFFDKLEAVARAVRKRDEPFGGIQLIICGDFLQLPPVCKANEETKFCFQAKSWRKCIHINMELTEVRRQTDKTFVSLLSAVRLGRCTEEVTRLLMQTAANRSEHDGILATRLCTHKDDVEVTNERRLQQLSGKVHTFEALDSDPMLVKLIDAQCPVGGRVELKLGAQVMLAKNLDVSQGLVNGARGVVVGFESEQKGLPKVRFLCGVTQVIKMEKWIFKGPSGVHLSRQQLPLKLAWAISIHKSQGMSLDCVEISLSRVFESGQAYVALSRARSLAGLRVLDFDPKVVRADPSVLQFYRQLRHHQLLTQDSLHIHSGADEKENWKCS, from the exons ATGGAGGACGCGGAGCTGCGTTGCACGGTGGCTGTGGAGCAGCCGCTGCCGGGGGGACGGGGCCCGCGGCGCCGCGTCCTGCGGGGCgcgctggtgctgctgggccGTAACGAGCTGCGGCAGCCGGTGCTGCGGGTGGTcggcagcggcggggcggcggcggcgatgAGCTTCGTGCTGGCCGGTGATGCCGTGCGACTCTTCACGCGGTTCGCGGGCGACGGGCGGGCGGCGGTGCGAGTGGGGCCGGGCGGCGCCCAGGTCCTGCTCTCCGACTGCCCCCCGGACGCGCTGCGCCGCTTCCTCCGCCTCCTGCGGCTCAAGATCGCCGCCGGGCCGCGGGGCGCGCAGCGCGGTCCCCGCCTGCTGGACCGGCCGCCGCCGGCCTTCGCCGTCATCAGCCCGCTGCAGGAGCGAGACCTGCTGCGCGCCCCCAGCCGCCTCCGCGGCGGCGAGGCTCGGGGGGAGAGCCCGGCCGAG GTACCCCGCGCGGAAAGGCGGCCCCCGGCGAGGCTCTCGGCGGAGCAGGAGGCGGTGCTGAGCGCCGTGCGGAGCGGGAAGAGCATCTTCTTCACCGGCTGTGCAG gGACCGGGAAGTCGTTCCTGCTGAAGAAGATCGTGGGCTCCCTCCCTCCGAAGAGCACCTACGCCACAGCCAGCACGGGAGTGGCCGCTTGCCACATCGGTGGCACCACCCTCCATGCCTTTGCAG GGATCGGCTCTGGGAAGGCACCGCTGGAACAGTGTATTCAGCTGGCAGAGAGGCCTGGGGTGCGCCAGCACTGGCTGGCCTGCCAGCACTTAATTATTGATGAGATCTCCATGGTGGATGGCAAGTTCTTTGACAAGCTGGAGGCAGTGGCGAG gGCAGTCAGAAAACGGGATGAGCCTTTTGGAGGAATTCAGCTAATCATCTGTGGGGACTTCTTGCAACTACCCCCAGTCTGCAAGGCTAATGAAGAAACCAAGTTCTGCTTCCAG GCAAAAAGCTGGAGGAAATGCATCCACATAAACATGGAGCTTACTGAAGTGCGAAGACAGACTGACAAGACCTTTGTCTCACTCCTGAGTGCAGTCCGTTTAGGCAG GTGCACAGAGGAGGTTACCAGACTGCTGATGCAGACTGCTGCTAACAGGTCTGAGCATGATGGGATCCTGGCTACACGGCTTTGCACCCATAAAGATGATGTAGAAGTAACTAATGAGAGACGCTTGCAACAGCTATCAG gAAAAGTGCACACCTTTGAGGCTTTGGACAGTGACCCAATGCTAGTGAAGTTAATTGATGCTCAGTGTCCTGTGGGTGGTAGAGTTGAGCTAAAGCTTGGAGCTCag gTGATGCTAGCTAAGAATCTGGATGTGTCTCAAGGGCTGGTGAATGGGGCACGAGGAGTTGTTGTAGGATTTGAAAGTGAACAGAAGG GGCTGCCTAAGGTTAGGTTTCTCTGTGGGGTCACACAGGTCATCAAAATGGAGAAATGGATCTTCAAAGGACCGTCAGGAGTTCATCTGAGTCGTCAACAGTTGCCTTTAAAATTGGCATGGGCCATTTCCATTCACAAGAGTCAG GGCATGTCTTTAGATTGTGTGGAAATCTCCCTGTCTCGCGTCTTTGAAAGTGGGCAGGCTTATGTAGCCCTCTCCCGAGCCCGTAGCCTTGCAGGTCTCCGTGTTTTGGATTTTGATCCGAAAGTAGTGAGAGCTGATCCTTCTGTGCTGCAGTTCTATAGACAGCTGAGACATCATCAACTTCTAACCCAG gattCACTACACATCCATTCAGGTGCTGATGAGAAGGAGAACTGGAAATGCAGCTGA